Proteins from a single region of Synechococcus sp. WH 8109:
- the argH gene encoding argininosuccinate lyase gives MAGGVTGGAAGTWSDRFEQGLHPFIEEFNASIGFDLTLLQEDLDGSIAHARMLASVGVITEGEAEQLVEGLDTVRAEAASGSFQPGLADEDVHFAVERRLIALLGSVGKKLHTGRSRNDQVGTDLRLWLRRRLDGLDQDLQRLQGALLTQADRHRRTMIPGYTHLQRAQPLCLAHHLLAYVEMLQRDRERLQDVRKRVNICPLGAAALAGTPVPIDRQCTAKELGFSAVYANSLDAVSDRDFCVEFSAAASLVMVHLSRLAEEVIAWASEEFGFVRLSDRCATGSSLMPQKKNPDVPELVRGKTGRVFGHLQGLLTMIKGLPLAYNKDFQEDKEALFDAFRTTRDCVEAMAILFEEGLDFRVERLNEAVEQDFSNATDVADYLVSRGVPFREAYQLVGAVVRRCLDQRCLLRDLDLSAWKELHPAFEADLHDALAPRAVVAARRSEGGTGFERVDEQLQRWLQRFNGTQPVG, from the coding sequence ATGGCTGGTGGGGTGACCGGTGGTGCAGCAGGCACCTGGAGCGATCGTTTTGAGCAGGGTCTGCATCCCTTCATCGAGGAGTTCAACGCTTCCATCGGTTTTGACCTGACCCTTCTTCAGGAGGATCTCGATGGGTCGATCGCCCATGCCCGGATGCTCGCCAGCGTCGGAGTGATCACGGAAGGGGAGGCTGAGCAGCTGGTGGAGGGCCTGGATACCGTTCGTGCTGAGGCGGCATCCGGCAGTTTCCAGCCCGGCTTGGCTGATGAGGACGTTCATTTCGCTGTGGAACGCCGGCTGATTGCCTTGCTCGGTTCCGTGGGCAAGAAGTTGCATACCGGACGCAGCCGCAACGATCAGGTTGGGACTGACCTACGTCTCTGGCTACGGCGACGGCTGGATGGTCTGGATCAGGATCTGCAGCGGTTGCAGGGGGCGCTGCTGACCCAGGCGGATCGCCATCGCCGCACCATGATTCCCGGGTACACCCACCTGCAGCGGGCTCAGCCGCTCTGTCTCGCCCATCACCTGCTCGCCTATGTCGAGATGCTGCAGCGCGACCGTGAGCGACTTCAGGATGTGAGGAAACGCGTGAACATCTGCCCGCTTGGCGCTGCTGCTCTGGCGGGCACGCCGGTCCCGATTGATCGCCAGTGCACCGCGAAGGAGCTGGGTTTTTCAGCGGTTTATGCCAACAGTCTCGATGCGGTCAGTGACCGCGATTTCTGCGTTGAGTTCTCCGCTGCCGCCTCTTTGGTGATGGTGCACCTCAGCCGTCTGGCGGAAGAGGTGATCGCCTGGGCGTCCGAGGAATTCGGCTTCGTGCGGCTCAGTGACCGCTGTGCCACGGGCAGCAGCCTGATGCCTCAGAAGAAGAATCCCGATGTGCCTGAGCTGGTTCGGGGGAAGACCGGACGGGTCTTCGGACATCTACAGGGATTGCTGACCATGATCAAGGGTCTTCCTCTTGCTTACAACAAGGATTTTCAGGAAGACAAGGAGGCCCTGTTTGATGCCTTCCGCACAACACGTGATTGTGTTGAGGCGATGGCGATTTTGTTTGAGGAAGGCCTTGATTTCAGGGTCGAGCGCCTCAATGAAGCGGTGGAGCAGGATTTCTCCAACGCAACGGATGTTGCCGACTATCTGGTGTCTCGCGGTGTTCCATTTCGCGAGGCTTATCAATTGGTCGGTGCTGTCGTCCGGCGCTGTCTAGACCAGCGATGTCTGTTGCGGGACCTTGATCTAAGTGCCTGGAAGGAACTCCACCCGGCCTTTGAGGCGGATCTGCACGACGCCTTGGCTCCCCGTGCTGTTGTGGCGGCCCGTCGCAGTGAAGGGGGGACAGGATTTGAGCGAGTTGATGAACAGCTTCAGCGCTGGTTACAGCGTTTCAACGGAACTCAGCCGGTGGGATGA
- a CDS encoding PP2C family protein-serine/threonine phosphatase: MSSKPPGRHPSSAQLTGSPSPEAMASLRQLFDSLSSEQRRNQDLLVSLGFALRSFTNLQRFLELVPVVASRLVGVEGALLVPFQSDGRLWRDQLQGSPAEPSQDLLRRLAAFEPGSAVGFGSDDQQLLALDRLVQRCLPKAALFATSVTARGRTRGRLYVYARNGSLVWTEVHRRHVQLVADLTGVAIENDQMLQDARRHERVDRQLSIGAEIQAQLLPDRCPVIEGVDLAARCRPAFQVGGDYYDFIPTRPELIGRRRERGRWALVMGDVMGKGVPAGLLMTMLRGMLRAEVLSGLPPDRILHDLNQLAQEDLAQSHRFVTLFYSDLDPRTLRLRYANAAHNPPLLWRAERRVIMRLDAAGLLIGLQPEAEFALGEIRLEPGDVLLYYTDGVTEAPGITGDRFDEARLIRALETACRGGQGAQGILESLFERLDRFVGPDRQLEDDASLVVLKVPEAVTLPSVQGRSIA; encoded by the coding sequence TTGAGCAGCAAGCCGCCCGGACGTCATCCCAGCTCTGCGCAGCTGACCGGGAGCCCCTCGCCCGAGGCTATGGCTTCGTTGCGTCAGCTGTTTGACAGCCTCAGCAGCGAACAGCGCCGCAATCAGGATCTGTTGGTCTCTCTGGGGTTTGCCCTCCGCAGCTTCACCAACCTCCAGCGCTTTCTTGAGCTTGTGCCTGTTGTGGCCTCGCGTCTGGTGGGTGTTGAGGGGGCCTTGCTTGTTCCGTTTCAGTCGGATGGTCGCCTCTGGCGTGATCAGCTTCAGGGAAGTCCAGCTGAGCCGTCCCAGGATCTGCTGCGGCGTTTGGCAGCCTTTGAACCCGGCTCTGCCGTGGGCTTCGGCAGCGACGACCAGCAGCTGTTGGCGCTAGACCGGCTGGTGCAACGCTGCCTTCCTAAAGCGGCTTTGTTTGCCACGTCTGTGACGGCCCGTGGTCGGACGCGGGGCCGCCTTTACGTGTACGCCCGCAACGGCTCGTTGGTCTGGACTGAGGTGCACCGTCGGCACGTTCAGTTGGTGGCGGATCTGACTGGTGTTGCGATCGAAAACGATCAGATGCTGCAGGACGCCCGCCGGCATGAGCGGGTGGATCGACAACTCAGCATCGGTGCAGAGATTCAGGCCCAGTTGTTGCCGGATCGCTGCCCCGTGATCGAGGGCGTTGATCTGGCCGCGCGCTGTCGGCCTGCGTTTCAGGTGGGTGGTGACTACTACGACTTCATTCCCACCCGTCCGGAACTCATCGGTCGACGCCGTGAGCGGGGTCGCTGGGCCCTGGTGATGGGTGATGTCATGGGGAAGGGCGTGCCTGCCGGTCTGCTGATGACGATGTTGCGCGGGATGCTGCGCGCGGAGGTTCTCAGTGGTCTGCCACCGGATCGGATTCTTCACGACCTCAACCAGCTGGCGCAGGAAGACTTGGCGCAGTCGCACCGGTTTGTGACGCTGTTTTATTCCGACCTGGATCCGCGCACGCTGCGGTTGCGTTATGCCAATGCGGCCCACAATCCGCCCCTGCTTTGGCGCGCTGAGCGACGGGTGATCATGCGGCTCGATGCGGCTGGGCTGCTGATCGGTCTCCAACCCGAAGCTGAGTTCGCCCTTGGCGAGATTCGCCTTGAACCGGGAGACGTGTTGCTCTACTACACCGATGGTGTCACTGAAGCACCGGGGATCACGGGCGATCGTTTCGATGAGGCGCGGCTGATTCGTGCCCTTGAAACGGCCTGTCGCGGTGGTCAGGGAGCGCAGGGAATTCTTGAAAGCCTGTTTGAACGCTTGGACCGTTTTGTTGGTCCGGATCGTCAGTTGGAGGATGATGCGTCGCTTGTGGTGCTGAAAGTTCCGGAGGCGGTCACGTTGCCGAGTGTGCAGGGACGGTCAATCGCCTGA
- a CDS encoding RNA-binding protein, which translates to MSIFVGNLPFRAEQEDVIELFAQFGEVTNCALPLERDTGRKRGFAFIEMADESTEEAAIEGLQGAELMGRPLRINKAEPRGSAPRRGGGGYGGGGYGGGGGGYRGGGGYGGGGGGGGGGGGGGGYAGGGGGGGYAGGDRPSGARGWEDRSYGARDNAGEGNAYDESRSRRRRGSSSGGGDDYSGYGGAEG; encoded by the coding sequence GTGAGCATTTTTGTCGGCAACCTTCCCTTCCGCGCTGAGCAGGAAGATGTGATCGAACTGTTTGCCCAGTTCGGTGAAGTGACCAACTGCGCGCTGCCCCTTGAGCGGGATACAGGCCGCAAGCGTGGTTTTGCTTTCATTGAGATGGCCGATGAGTCCACCGAAGAGGCAGCGATTGAGGGGCTGCAGGGTGCCGAACTGATGGGCCGTCCTTTGCGGATCAATAAAGCTGAGCCCCGCGGCAGCGCCCCCCGTCGTGGTGGCGGCGGCTATGGCGGTGGCGGCTACGGCGGTGGCGGTGGTGGTTATCGCGGTGGCGGCGGCTATGGCGGCGGCGGCGGCGGCGGTGGCGGCGGTGGCGGTGGCGGTGGTTATGCCGGTGGCGGTGGCGGCGGTGGTTATGCCGGTGGCGATCGTCCTTCCGGTGCACGGGGCTGGGAAGACCGCAGCTATGGCGCCCGCGATAACGCTGGTGAGGGCAATGCCTACGATGAAAGCCGCAGCCGTCGTCGCCGTGGATCTTCCAGTGGGGGTGGCGATGACTATTCCGGTTACGGCGGAGCTGAGGGCTGA